Proteins encoded together in one Impatiens glandulifera chromosome 1, dImpGla2.1, whole genome shotgun sequence window:
- the LOC124920217 gene encoding protein TRANSPORT INHIBITOR RESPONSE 1-like has product MTYSFPEELLEHVFSFIHSDEDRNTVSLVCKSWYEIERWCRRRIFIGNCYSVNPSIMTRRFPDVRSIELKGKPHFADYNLVPDGWGGYVQPWISAMARSYPWLEEIKLKRMVVTDESLELVSRSFKNFKVLVLYSCEGFTTDGLASIAANCRKLRELDLHECEVDDFNGHWISYFSDNCTSLVSLNIACLTSEWSFSSLDRLERLVARCPNLRSLRLHRAVPLERLSNIIKLAPHLIELGTGAYSADIHSDVFSTLIESFSSCKELKRLSGFWDVVPAYIPALYPVCSMLTSLNLSYATIQSPDLAKLITQCHSLQRLWVLDYIEDSGLDILAASCKDLQELRVFPSSPFAPVANVSLTERGLVSVANGCPKLQSVLYFCRQMTNSALITIANNRPNLTRFRLCILEPHTPDYTTLEPLDVGFGAIVEKCKDLRRLSLSGLLTDRVFGYIGEYGKKLEMLSIAFAGDSDLGLHYVLSGCERLKKLEIRDCPFGEKALLANAAKLETMRSLWMSSCPISFQGCKVLGQKMPRLIVEVMNESGSTTTTTTTIPQDSDPRPELLVGPHSTHAVEKLYIYRTVAGERFDMPDFVWTIDKHSKVQDNILLQ; this is encoded by the exons ATGACTTACTCTTTTCCTGAAGAATTACTAGAGCATGTTTTCTCTTTTATACATTCAGATGAGGACCGAAACACAGTCTCTCTTGTCTGCAAATCATGGTACGAAATCGAACGGTGGTGTCGGAGACGGATCTTTATCGGAAACTGTTACTCTGTCAATCCTTCGATTATGACTAGGAGATTTCCGGATGTTAGATCTATTGAGTTGAAAGGAAAACCTCATTTTGCTGACTATAATCTTGTTCCGGATGGTTGGGGTGGTTATGTACAACCTTGGATTTCTGCTATGGCTAGGTCTTATCCTTGGTTGGAAGAGATTAAACTTAAACGCATGGTGGTTACTGATGAGAGTTTGGAGTTAGTTTCTCGTTCGTTTAAGAATTTTAAGGTATTGGTTTTGTATTCATGTGAGGGTTTTACTACAGATGGACTTGCTTCTATTGCTGCTAATTGCAG GAAATTAAGGGAATTGGATTTGCATGAATGTGAAGTGGATGATTTTAATGGGCATTGGATTAGCTATTTTTCAGATAACTGTACATCGCTTGTTTCACTTAACATTGCTTGTTTAACCTCGGAATGGAGTTTCTCTTCTCTAGATCGGCTTGAGCGTTTGGTGGCTAGGTGTCCTAACTTGAGGAGTCTTCGTCTTCACCGTGCTGTTCCACTTGAAAGGCtttcaaacataattaaactTGCCCCACATTTGATTGAGTTGGGTACTGGTGCATATTCAGCTGACATTCATTCTGATGTGTTTTCAACTCTGATTGAATCTTTCTCAAGTTGCAAAGAGCTTAAGAGACTTTCTGGGTTTTGGGATGTTGTTCCTGCTTACATCCCTGCTCTTTATCCAGTTTGCTCCATGCTCACTTCGTTAAACTTGAGCTATGCGACTATTCAAAGTCCAGATCTTGCTAAGCTTATCACCCAGTGCCACAGTTTGCAGCGACTTTGGGTGCTGGATTACATTGAAGACAGTGGTCTCGACATTCTTGCTGCATCATGCAAGGATCTACAAGAACTAAGGGTTTTCCCTTCATCACCATTTGCACCAGTAGCAAATGTGTCATTAACAGAACGAGGTCTTGTTTCTGTTGCAAACGGCTGTCCTAAGCTTCAGTCTGTTTTGTATTTCTGTCGCCAAATGACAAACTCAGCTTTAATCACAATCGCCAATAACAGACCAAACCTGACTCGTTTCCGGCTCTGCATTCTCGAGCCCCATACCCCTGATTACACTACGCTCGAGCCTCTGGATGTTGGTTTTGGAGCCATAGTGGAGAAATGCAAAGACTTAAGAAGACTTTCCTTATCGGGTCTGTTAACTGATAGAGTGTTTGGTTATATTGGTGAGTATGGTAAGAAATTGGAGATGCTTTCTATAGCTTTTGCTGGGGATAGTGATTTGGGTCTCCATTATGTGTTGTCTGGATGCGAAAGGCTGAAGAAACTTGAGATTAGAGATTGTCCATTTGGGGAGAAGGCTCTATTAGCTAATGCTGCAAAATTGGAGACAATGCGATCCCTTTGGATGTCTTCTTGCCCAATTAGCTTCCAAGGGTGTAAAGTTCTTGGTCAAAAGATGCCTAGACTTATTGTGGAAGTTATGAACGAAAGTGGATCTACTACCACTACTACTACAACAATTCCACAAGATTCAGATCCTAGACCTGAATTATTAGTAGGCCCTCATTCAACTCATGCAGTGGAGAAACTTTACATATATCGCACAGTTGCTGGGGAAAGATTCGACATGCCCGACTTTGTTTGGACAATCGACAAACACTCTAAGGTCCAAGACAATATTCTTCTCCAATAG